A region of the Culex quinquefasciatus strain JHB chromosome 1, VPISU_Cqui_1.0_pri_paternal, whole genome shotgun sequence genome:
caaagcatgatttttgagagctcttttttctGAAATGCTTGTGCGATACAGACGCTCTTCAAAACATGTGTCTTCCATCAtgggaaaaccgctcgtaaaaccaacaatttttatgtttcagatttgtagccgtggggtcggagacgaacattttatttttcgattcacaattttggatcagtaaatgtggtcaaggccatttttagaggtatttttttggCTATTTTACCGATAACACTAtcgaattaaaagaattcagtttcaaacaaaaagtaattcgaaaacatgcgccataaactgctggTGCCcacaatttgaagcttttccaaaatgtatttccaaagatatagccatattagtgtcatacgtcttatttttaccctattttttcctattatttttttttggttttatacagaattcgaagtcccggctcgttcgcTCGAAAGAttgtcaagtcgtcaagtcgtcaaatcgaagcataaacgccagcacatttatGCATGCGCGATTTACGCTGCTTGTGAAATTGTTCTTCCTGGcaaagtgcaatatcgataattattttttttagttaatcatagactaacaataaagactgagtaccctttaattttttttctaataatatcaaaccaatttgtttttcttaattaaatatcatcttgcgacccataatgtatccctgaaatttaaaaaaatggcattcgTGGTTTAgtctaaaaagattcgaagctgtATAgttcaaattctcactgggtggtatcattatgtttcttaaaaattaattgcacaatatatttgtcggagtttcatcattttgtaagaatggctaatagggtgtttcatccaaacaaaaaagttctcagaatcaggcaaaccgaggttcccctagtagaggatacccatagggactctcatgccaaatatcagcccatttggttgagaattggcctgtccccagcggttcaaagtttacatgtaaattactatgggatttttatgcttttcgttcaatcgttcctacaggtctggggacaacatggattcactcggaataaagacaggtgtgtaggggatggtccaatgaacacattccagaaggaattaggcttgtccattctgtccccaaggtgcgcattggatcgacgtccggtgtctccagaatcatcgattcacccttcaaatgtacgcattgtccttagtatgctatgacggttagctgaaaattacgacgccccatgtcagacggtgaacacgtggcagagcatctactcgagttttggttcaaaaacattctttaaagcactaaaattgtaattattgatgttcctggaagaatttcaactattctaaataaagtaaaatgatgattatgtgttaataatgcaatcgatgcctctccacgtgttcaccgtctcatatggggcgtcgtggtttccacctaaccgtcatagcatactaaggaaatgcgatgcttttgaaggatgaatcgttggttttggagacaccggacgtcgatccaatgcgcaccttggggacagaatggacaagcctaattccttctggaatgtgttcattggaccatcccctacacacctgtctttattccgagtgaatccatgttgtccccagacctgtaggaacgattgaacgaaaagcataaaaatcccatagtaatttacatgtaaactttgaaccgctggggacaggccaattctcaaccaaatgggctgatatttggcatgagagtccctatgggtatcctctctaggggaacctcggtttgcctgattctgaggacttttggttttggatgaaacaccctattgGCTATATTTCACttgggttttattttttttattatgaaaactATAGTTCCccaaatccgtattttttcaaaatattttattggagACAAAACTCcaaaacttttgagccatagagaagtgcGTGCAAAAATGTAGCCGCGTAGttcataaaatcgcgataactcgtgatggttacaagcaaactccttatgtttatatatcatttttttgtaattgtctactctataactttgtagaacattgttacactctaaaaaataaccctgcaacgttagaaaaaaacacgaaattataaaatgaaaaatgttgttcttaatgaaaaaaatacccttctgggttaatgtagattcgaaaagaacattaaattttcctcaaaattatatgtttcaacaatttttactgttgagtaacggaaaatgacagagtttttaaaacttttctagtgttttttttaaatgaaaattatttttttttccgaaattttgagtgcgccatcaaatcgagcgtccaattttacatacaagtccctttgacaccgaaTTTACATCtcatcatcgtttcaggctgtaaattaaaaaatgaaagaggacgtaccgcccctccgtcacgagatatcaaaaaacggaccttggattcgcgatcagggacaaaagttacccgttagaacaaagtttcacgaaattcGACGAggccgacccctcttcgaattTCAGCAACTGGTGTGTGAGTTGACGGAGATTAttcttttttaaagaattttgcgTCTCCAGCTAAATAGACTGGGAACTCATTTCTGTGGAGAATTATAGTATTATAAGTTCGAATAATAttgcaaaatttgagccaaatctgaGCACTTATGATTTGGATCCTACTGGTTTGACATGGAATAGGGGAAATTTACCCATTTTatgcctaataagcggtcgtgtttgaatgatgctggataatttggagtgttccttgaagtttactgaaaccaagtacaccaacgagtagaggaactttttgtgaacatttctgtttattttcattattagtaaaagttattctattccttttacaagcatttaaaaatatatttcccaaatgtattctaattagtcgagaatgcattgggcaaCGCTCATTTTCcgattttcagcttagttcttttttcttccagcgttcttttgggtctgcttagtgctgccaaaattgatgaaattttaagcgaaaagtagcatttatagaaaaaaaacctggcatcactggctcactccaactgGCGCTGcttgtggtgttggtggccaccctttgttctttatttgccttcgcttctcgctcggttttcttcagcctttgattggaatgggtcatcaaaattcaaacgtcaaaagactttgcgcgtttgtttttgttatggcgcttgctaattatttacatgttttgggattatttttcaagtgagtgattaactaatgttcaaaagaacatgttgccggtagttggaagcaatttcatatcttaagcgctttgaaaacggtAGCGTAATTGAAAAGATATTAAGCTCTCAtctcaaactctccatatgacgaagataggtgtttgattagaaagggtatatttcccctatttatatataaaaaagaaGTCGATTCTGCTTCCTGTTGCAGGTTTTCAGAGCTTGTCTTAATTTTTTGAGAACGCGAGTCAAATTAAGCTTGTTAAACGTCAATTGACGTCAAGTCATACTAGTTTTCTTACCGAGGCTCAAAATACAGAACGCAATTACCCTCTGGAACATTAAGATTGATGAGCCTTCTCTTCTCCCGTCCGTCCATCCGTCACAATTGTGGCTTGATGCCACAAGTCAATATGGCGAATAATTCCACATGTTCCACATGGTTAGTCAGAATGTGTTTTCCACACGAGAAAGCTCGACTAACTGTCCAAATCCATGGAAATTCTCCCATGCGACTAGAAAGCACAATGGTGACAATTTTCCGTTCTTGTTCAGTGATCAGGCAGTGCAAACATTGGCTAACCAAAAACGTGTCACCAATATATAATACGTCATCTAATTATCCCCTGATCTATCTGGTGGGTCCTAAGACTCCTAAGAAGGGGAAGGGTAGTGTTGTGCTCAAAGTGCAACCGAAGAGTGCCATCTAGTGGCGGATGCCGGCCGGTGGTGTCATCTTGCAAGTGACAATCAATTAAACTGCTTCAAATGTACTTCAAAACTCGACTTTCGACCAAGAACGACGAGGAAGGTAGTGGAGCTGCAGAGCCGTTTTGAAACACGAGCCGCCCGGTTCAGCGGATCTGATTGCTGGCAGCAATTTGCCTGATGCCGAGCTGCCTCAAGTGCGTGTGATTCATCTTTCCTTGGCTGGTAGAAGACGGGCTGAGCGGCAGTAGCTCCAAGGGATTCTGTCTGGTTGAGAGACCGTAATTTGATGCCACTGCGCTATGCAGCTTCTTGAATCCGGTGAAGTGCTTGAGAGAGGAGGAGAGGTTTTCTTGTGACCAGTAATGGAAAATGCCATGGAGAACGCATCGTggaaaatttcgactttttgttCGAGCAAAGAGTcccattttaacaaaaatcaagacaaaACCATATTGCACATTAAGAACAGTGAGTGAGAGTTTGAATTtattctagtttctagtttattcaaattttcgatTATCTGAGATCTGAGATATTTAAAAACGAACTTTGTGGTAGTTTTCTAGTATCAATTCTGTTTTGTATGAAATGTCGCCTATTTCACCAATATAGATAGATGTTACCCAGCTACTCTCCCACAGAAAGCCGACCCCGCTCAAGAATGATTTAATGGTCAACCCGAGTGTCGAGATGCACGATGATACCGTGATAAATGATAATTAGATTTGATTTGAGCAATCTGCACAACGTGTCCGGGAGTGAAGTGGCCCGGCCTTCTACACAAATCTTGCCTCAATTTATCTAGATCAAGTTATATTTAAGTATTGTGGGTGTGTGTGAGTGGGTTTGTGCTTCAAGATATGGCGCATTCTGCATTTCAAGCAGCAGACCTTCTCCAAGATCTTGATACGCTTGATATCACACCCAAGCCGGCGATAAGTTCCGCCAATCCAGCCAACATTCAATTACTGGATTCATCAATACGATCCGAAAGAGAGAAAGCAAAAAAGAAGAAGCTCCAATCACTTGACCGGAACCAATCAACGCCATCTGTTGGACGACGACGCCAACTGCTGCTCGATAGCTCTCTGGTCCCTGTCTCTCTCTTCCCTTAGCTCTTCATTATCGCCTCATAGTTCGACGCTCGAAATCCGAAGCGAAGCGACAAACAAAAGTCACAAAAGTCGGAAGTCCCGGGGCTCCGGGGTCGACGTAAATTGACTGTGGTGCCTGTTGTTGCCCACTTGGGAAAACTCTTGGCGAATCCTTTTTTGCTGCTGAGCAATTCCGCAAAACAACTGACGGGGTTGACCTCGAAGACAGCGAAGCTGTTATGATTCACGTTATCACAAACTTTTCTGGCGAAGAactttaacttttgaaagtGTTATTCACAGTTgttcattttagaatttcatcAAACGTGGGTATTTAGGATTCGTTCTCTAGATCAAAACAACTCTCAGATTAATGCTTACTTTTAATCCACCCTACTCGACTCCAACACCTTGGCTACAATCCACTGCAGATAGTGTTCAACCCTGGTATAAACTCCTGGGAGTTGTTCACCGCACTTGTTCGGTCCAAAACTGACCAGTCCCGCCACGTAGTACCGGCCCTGTTCGGCAACTTCCTTCATTAGCGGTCCTCCGGAATCCCCGTTGCAGGTGTCGCGTCCATCCTCACCTCCGGCACAAAGTTGACCGGCGGCCAGTTGAACCTTCTGGTCACGAACGTAGTTCGATTTACATATTTCGTAATCCGTCACGGCGAGTTCGGTGTACAGCTTGTACCGGCTAGCGGAAGCTGGTGGAATATTGAACGTTAGATATTGAACGATACAAGACGAGCCTCTTACCATTCTCCGTTTTGCCCCACCCGGAAGCCACCAGAATCCCGTCGTACAGTCGTTCACTGTCTACCGCTCCCACTTCCGGTAAGCAGATCGGCTTAACGTAGTTGCTAAACACGGCATCCCCGGACAGTCTCACCAGCGCCACATCGTTCGCTCTGTTGGCATCCTTCACGGTGAACTCCTCGTGCGCGATGATCCTCTCCAGGAGGAAATCCTGTACCGGAGGAGCACAGTGCAACTCTTCCCCCGCATTCCCCTGGGTGCAGTCCATCTCGGACTCAAAGTCCCACTCGCCCAACCGGACCATGATCGGCTCCCACCCCGTCCGGAGTCCCACGAAGCAATGCGCTGCCGACAGGACGTACCTCTGCGTGATCAGCACCCCTCCGCAGTGGAATCCAGTGTCCCCGCGAGGCTTCCGGTACTGAAACAGCGCCATCCACGGGTAGTCTTCCAACTCGGCGATCTTCCCCTTCACGATCCGGTCCCGTATTCCCTGGCCGCACTCCGGATCGTTCAGCCGCACAGGTCGGCAAACGAGAACACTTCCGGACTCACTCCGCCCGCAGACGCTCGATCGCAGAAAGTTCGTTTCGTGCTCCGATCGCTGGGTATTCCGAAGCAACTGCACGTACCGCGGGTACTCCCGTAAGGGAACGCACTGGCCCAGCTCGGAACCCGTCTGACAGGTGCCGCCTTCGACCGCTGGCGGAAGTACAACTTGACCGTCGGTCACCGCGATCAACAGCACCACAAGCGCTACGACAACCTTCGGAAGCATCTTCACCTACACCGATGATCGGCGATGAACTGAAAACTCGTTTGAGACTGTAAACCCCAACGGGCTCAGATTATAGTTGATTAATTGTGTGGTACGGAGCTTATCTGGTGACTTTTTGGTGGTTGTGCAAGGTTGCGGCATCGCTTGGTTGTACGAGTTCAGTCGAGAACAGCGATCATCAATGCGTCAGCTGTCTTTACTTGTCGAGAGTGAAGCCCTACCAGTGCCGCAGAGCGGCTTCAGTCGCAACGGTTTAGCTCGTTGGACTCTTCAACAAGTTCTGTGTGTGAAGTCTTTCAACTTTATTGAACCTTGATAGGGTAAACTTGAGGGGGCAAAGTCAAGATTTAACATTCTCATTAATTAATGCTAACTGAGTTGACCAACACGGATAAAATGGATTGTTCGTTGGCCGTTGGCTTCCTTCCTTCACCAATTCGTCACCGTCGTGCTAaattgtcgtacgtgcattttgggtcaaattgagttaagaacgcaattttgtgcagcttacaatgcctcaccttttgaccttcatagatccccaaaattcgatttcaattttgagatattcagcgaaatccgaaaaaactccgtgcatttttgtcactttacatatgaaagtagtttcaatcttgtcgtgctatcttgtcactccctgaaaattgatgtaaatgcgacaattggacaaagggatttcaggtcagaacgcgtttggcgcacgtacaagttagacttcCGTTAACAtttgttataaatttataactcgggactccagcaaccaacttcaacgaaacttcgggacaatgcacaaaatggtcaaccaaacaaaacgtgtttgttattgtttacattgcgtgctttcgttttcgtttattcaaggtctccgtggggatctgtgacggtcaaaaggtgagacatTGTGGACTGTAAACAaaggcgttcttaactcaatttggcccaaaatgcacgtacaacaagttagcacgacggcgacgctttgcgtttttctcggaatgttCAAACTCTGACATTTTTAGCGAAACTGGAGAAAAGATGCTAAATATGACGAGtttatttcagcttttttttgcaattccaaaaaatacttttgattaggataattcaataaaaactaacttaatccacctatgtggttggtgccttcctcactcttttccaagaaatgggtgatatgtaatatgatgggtttggacacaaatttcgtccaatttcgttaagttccggaatacaaaaaacacacatatcactcaagggctcataattatcacttaagtggtaagaactcgagacagggttgccagatcttcaatgttttagactcgttggaaaggtctttcgattacctaactaacgatgggtcggatgattgatccggacattgtttacatacatttaagtgagatccggctacaaaaaaaggacataaatatcacttaagtggtcagaactcaagacagggttgccagatcttcaatgttttagactcgttggaaaggtctttcgattacctaaccaacgatgggttggatgatggatccggacattgtttacatacatttaagtgagatccagctacaaaaaagtacataaatatcacttaagtggttataactcgagacagggttgccagattatcaatgttttggactcgttggaaagttctttcaattacctaactaacgatgtataacatgatgatttttggttcagtttactgccatttattcaacttccaaaaatatgcgaaaacacatttttatacataacttttgaactacttatcgaaacttcaaacaattcaatagcaccgtatgggaccctaaaccaagtcgaatgcaactggtttggtcaaaatcggtttagccagtgctgagaaaactgcgtggcattattggtcacatacacacacacatacacacacacacatacacacacacatacacacacacatacacacacacatacacacacacatacacacacacacatacacacacatacacacagacatttgttcagttttcgattctgagtcgatatgtatacatcaaggtgggttttcgagctttaaataaaaagttcaattttagagcaggattaaagccttacctcagtgaggaaggcaaaacgtttgTTTTCTCACATTAATATGGCGTACTAGTgaggaaaagttgaacttttcagcgctgttatttttggtgatcGCAAAAGGGTCAGTTTTTCATCCTGTTAGTCTATTAGAAACTGACATTTTTATataagtaaataaataaatgataaaacaaAGGTTCAACATTCCATGTTATATATAACAtaagtttatatttttgtttttatttgcatttatttggTTCAGTTTTTGTTTCTCATTTCTGATAGCATTAGGCCTGTTAAACATTTCACAATTATTAGTTTTgtattttcctaattttctcGTAACCTTGAGTTTTTCACgttcaatatttttgcatgaacaagTAGCAACCAATTGCGTTATAAAACTGTCAAAAAAGTACTGTTTGTTGATTATGATTAAAATTATAAGTTAGTAGTCAAAAAATGACAAAgctgaaattcaaattttccgttgatttatttttttaagtaaagagTTTATGTCGAAATACATTCGTCAAAATGTCCTCCCAGACCTCATAAAACTAAACCCTCAGGGACATCTCCAGGGTGCTGAGCTGTCATCGCGGCATAACAGCACGACATATCTGCTGAAATTTCGCAGAGAGCACGGCACGGTGCTGGAAAATTTACGATATCCGATAATGCGCTCAATCTGGGCGTGACATCGTGGTGGAATTTTAACGCTTTGCCGGTTCCGCTTGTAATGGGCGGGACGCACATTTTACTACCTCATTTACTTTGATGCGCGTTGGTGGGgtgaattatgaaaattgaaaaaaaaagtcacaatattaacaaattttaagcaaattttactactaacaaataaaaaaaaatacaagatttaaaaaaatgtaacgtaaattaaaaaattatactaATATATCCAGATTGTTCCATCGCCCACATTGGTGCCATGAAAATCTGAATTTGGCCACACGTGGCGCGATGATAAACATAAATAATGGCATAAATGCTGACGACATCGGCTCAGCAGTAACGTCGACAGTAGTGGCATCAGTGGCCTGTGTATTAACAACTGGGACAAACTCTTTTGAGAACCCTTATGATCAGCACTTTAATCATGTATTTCAAgttcattttaaaacataagaattattttaaaattgaagcgCAAGGTTTGAATATTACACATTTAATCAGTTAACATATCCCACGTAAATGAATCCTGATTAAAAGCTCAAaccatattaaaattgaaaacccATCAATTTTCACCCGATAAAGACATCATAAAATCATGCCCCTCTGTTCGATTGATTACCCCCTTCCAGGTGAGTTACatcaaacataaattttctcCATCCCATCCATCCAACTCATCGTTGTGGAAAATCAGTTTTTCCACGTTTAATCCCATCAACACGCTCCGGTTCCGATTTAAGTCTCCGCCCTCGCTGTCTCCCCTCCCTCGCAGTTGCTGTTGTCGCAAAACCCGCTTCCGAATGATTAATTGATGAGTTAATCAATTATAGCCAGTTTTTCGCTACAAAGGGTGTGcgcaaaattaaattgattgtAAATATCGGTGCCACCGTTGGATGGTGTTCTGCAA
Encoded here:
- the LOC6046380 gene encoding CLIP domain-containing serine protease 14D encodes the protein MLPKVVVALVVLLIAVTDGQVVLPPAVEGGTCQTGSELGQCVPLREYPRYVQLLRNTQRSEHETNFLRSSVCGRSESGSVLVCRPVRLNDPECGQGIRDRIVKGKIAELEDYPWMALFQYRKPRGDTGFHCGGVLITQRYVLSAAHCFVGLRTGWEPIMVRLGEWDFESEMDCTQGNAGEELHCAPPVQDFLLERIIAHEEFTVKDANRANDVALVRLSGDAVFSNYVKPICLPEVGAVDSERLYDGILVASGWGKTENASASRYKLYTELAVTDYEICKSNYVRDQKVQLAAGQLCAGGEDGRDTCNGDSGGPLMKEVAEQGRYYVAGLVSFGPNKCGEQLPGVYTRVEHYLQWIVAKVLESSRVD